In Camelus ferus isolate YT-003-E chromosome 10, BCGSAC_Cfer_1.0, whole genome shotgun sequence, the following proteins share a genomic window:
- the EHD1 gene encoding LOW QUALITY PROTEIN: EH domain-containing protein 1 (The sequence of the model RefSeq protein was modified relative to this genomic sequence to represent the inferred CDS: inserted 1 base in 1 codon) has protein sequence MFSWVSKDARRKKEPELFQTVAEGLRQLYAQKLLPLEEHYRFHEFHSPALEDADFDNKPMVLLVGQYSTGKTTFIRHLIEQDFPGMRIGPEPTTDSFIAVMHGPTEGMVPGNALVVDPRRPFRKLNAFGNAFLNRFMCAQLPNPVLDSISIIDTPGILSGEKQRISRGYDFAAVLEWFAERVDRIILLFDAHKLDISDEFSEVIKALKNHEDKIRVVLNKADQIETQQLMRVYGALMWSLGKIINTPEVVRVYIGSFWSHPLLIPDNRKLFEAEEQDLFKDIQSLPRNAALRKLNDLIKRARLAKVHAYIISSLKKEMPNVFGKESKKKELVNNLGEIYQKIEREHQISPGDFPNLRKMQELLQTQDFSKFQALKPKLLDTVDDMLANDIARLMVMVRQEESLMPAQVVKGGAFEGTMNGPFGHGYGEGAGEGIDDVEWVVGKDKPTYDEIFYTLSPVNGKITGANAKKEMVKSKLPNTVLGKIWKLADVDRDGLLDDEEFALANHLIKVKLEGHELPADLXPHLIPPSKRRHE, from the exons ATGTTCAGCTGGGTTAGCAAGGATGCCCGCCGCAAGAAGGAGCCGGAGCTCTTCCAGACGGTGGCTGAGGGGCTGCGGCAGCTGTACGCGCAGAAGCTGCTGCCCCTGGAGGAGCACTACCGCTTCCACGAGTTCCACTCGCCCGCGCTGGAGGACGCTGACTTCGACAACAAGCCCATGGTGCTCCTCGTGGGCCAGTACAGCACGGGCAAGACCACCTTCATCCGGCACCTGATCGAGCAGGACTTCCCAGGGATGCGCATCGGGCCCGAGCCCACCACCGACTCCTTCATCGCGGTCATGCATGGCCCCACCGAGGGCATGGTGCCGGGCAACGCGCTGGTCGTCGACCCACGGCGCCCCTTCCGCAAGCTCAATGCCTTCGGCAACGCTTTCCTCAACAG GTTCATGTGTGCCCAGCTGCCCAACCCGGTCTTGGACAGCATAAGCATCATTGACACTCCCGGGATCCTGTCTGGAGAGAAACAGCGCATCAGCAGAG GTTATGACTTCGCGGCCGTCCTGGAGTGGTTCGCCGAGCGGGTTGACCGCATCATCCTGCTCTTTGATGCCCACAAGTTGGACATCTCTGACGAGTTCTCGGAAGTCATCAAGGCCCTCAAGAACCACGAGGACAAGATCCGCGTGGTGCTGAACAAGGCTGACCAGATCGAGACCCAGCAGCTGATGCGGGTCTATGGGGCCCTCATGTGGTCCCTGGGGAAGATCATCAACACGCCCGAGGTGGTCCGGGTGTACATCGGCTCCTTCTGGTCCCACCCACTCCTCATCCCCGACAACCGCAAGCTCTTTGAGGCTGAGGAGCAAGACCTCTTCAAAGACATCCAGTCTCTGCCCCGAAACGCCGCCCTCCGGAAGCTCAATGACCTGATCAAGCGGGCACGGCTGGCCAAG GTCCATGCCTACATCATCAGCTCCCTCAAGAAGGAGATGCCCAATGTCTTTGGTaaagagagcaaaaagaaagagCTGGTGAACAATCTGGGAGAGATCTACCAGAAGATTGAGCGGGAGCATCAGATCTCCCCCGGCGACTTCCCAAACCTCCGCAAGATGCAG GAGCTCTTGCAGACCCAGGACTTCAGCAAGTTCCAGGCCCTGAAGCCCAAGCTGCTGGACACAGTGGACGACATGCTGGCCAACGACATCGCCCGGCTGATGGTGATGGTGCGCCAGGAGGAGTCCCTGATGCCCGCCCAGGTGGTGAAGGGCGGCGCCTTCGAGGGCACCATGAACGGGCCCTTCGGGCATGGCTATGGCGAGGGGGCTGGCGAGGGCATTGATGACGTCGAGTGGGTGGTGGGCAAGGACAAGCCCACCTACGATGAGATCTTCTACACCCTGTCACCTGTCAATGGCAAGATCACGGGCGCCAACGCCAAGAAGGAGATGGTGAAGTCCAAGCTGCCCAACACGGTCCTGGGGAAGATCTGGAAGCTGGCCGACGTGGACCGGGATGGGCTGCTGGACGATGAGGAGTTCGCGCTGGCCAACCACCTCATCAAAGTCAAGCTGGAGGGCCACGAGCTGCCCGCTGACC CCCCACACCTGATCCCTCCCTCCAAGCGGAGGCACGAGTGA